In the Bradyrhizobium guangzhouense genome, one interval contains:
- a CDS encoding MarR family winged helix-turn-helix transcriptional regulator — MARSVTAKKSVKQGKPPYVLDEQVGFILRQVWQRHSSIFSRDIGTNLTPTQWAALSKLAETGPCSQNQLGRLTAMDVATIKGVIDRLTARGLTETSQDPEDGRRLLVSLTRAGQQLAEKLAPNAIAITRETLAPLDAKERELLMALLNKLR, encoded by the coding sequence ATGGCAAGAAGCGTCACGGCGAAGAAGAGTGTCAAGCAGGGCAAGCCGCCCTACGTTCTCGACGAGCAGGTCGGCTTCATCCTGCGCCAGGTCTGGCAGCGCCACAGCTCGATCTTCTCCCGCGACATCGGCACCAACCTGACGCCGACGCAATGGGCGGCGTTGTCGAAGCTCGCCGAGACCGGGCCGTGTTCGCAGAACCAGCTCGGGCGACTGACGGCAATGGATGTCGCGACCATCAAAGGTGTGATCGATCGATTGACCGCGCGCGGCCTGACGGAGACCAGCCAGGATCCCGAGGACGGACGGCGCCTTCTGGTGAGCCTGACGCGTGCCGGGCAGCAGCTCGCGGAAAAGCTCGCGCCGAACGCGATCGCGATCACGCGCGAGACGCTGGCGCCACTCGATGCGAAAGAGCGCGAGCTGCTGATGGCGTTGTTGAACAAGCTGAGGTGA
- a CDS encoding ABC transporter ATP-binding protein — protein sequence MKLTVQDLNSHYGPAHILFDIGFEVGEGEVVALLGRNGAGKSTTFRSIVGLVAQRTGRIMFEGKDVSAKPTHEIVREGLGYVPEERRIFTDLTVEENLEVGRQPKRPNAPHWDREKLFTLFPNLGEMKNRPGGRMSGGEQQMLTIARTLMGNPSLVLLDEPSEGLSPKIVEQMVDAILTMKKEGVSIVVSEQNLHFARLISDRAYIIERGRICFGGTMAELDARPDIRDAHLSL from the coding sequence ATGAAGCTCACGGTACAGGACCTCAACAGCCATTACGGCCCCGCGCATATCCTGTTCGACATCGGTTTCGAGGTCGGCGAAGGCGAGGTGGTGGCGCTGCTCGGGCGCAACGGCGCCGGCAAGTCGACCACGTTCCGCTCGATCGTCGGCCTCGTCGCGCAGCGCACCGGCCGCATCATGTTCGAGGGCAAGGATGTCTCGGCCAAACCGACGCATGAGATCGTGCGCGAGGGGCTCGGCTATGTGCCGGAGGAGCGGCGCATTTTCACCGATCTGACCGTGGAGGAGAATCTCGAAGTCGGCCGTCAGCCGAAACGACCGAACGCGCCGCACTGGGATCGCGAAAAGCTGTTCACGCTGTTTCCGAACCTCGGCGAGATGAAGAACCGTCCCGGCGGCCGCATGAGCGGCGGCGAGCAGCAGATGCTGACCATCGCACGCACGCTGATGGGCAATCCGTCGCTGGTGCTGCTGGATGAGCCCTCGGAAGGCCTGTCGCCGAAGATCGTGGAGCAGATGGTCGATGCCATCCTGACCATGAAGAAGGAGGGCGTCAGCATCGTCGTCTCCGAGCAGAATTTGCACTTTGCGCGGTTGATTTCGGATCGCGCCTACATCATCGAGCGCGGCCGCATCTGCTTCGGCGGGACCATGGCCGAGCTAGACGCACGTCCGGATATCCGCGACGCGCATCTGTCGTTGTGA
- a CDS encoding ABC transporter ATP-binding protein, with protein MSVSPPLLAVEGLTKSYGGIHAVRGVSFALRSGEILALIGPNGAGKSTCFDMLNGQNKPDSGHVRLLGEETTGKKPREIWRMGVGRTFQITATFATMTVRENVQVALISHGQQLFNLWGSAPNVDRNEAGRLLELVGMGGYADRPCGELAYGDLKRLELAVALANDPKLLLMDEPTAGMAPRERVELMRLTAQIAKEKSIGVLFTEHDMDVVFEHADRIIVLNRGTLIAEGSPAEVRGNPQVQAIYLGEGLLYEGGHREGASA; from the coding sequence ATGAGCGTTTCACCCCCACTTCTCGCGGTCGAAGGCCTGACCAAATCCTATGGCGGCATCCACGCCGTGCGCGGCGTCTCGTTCGCGCTGCGATCAGGCGAAATCCTGGCGCTGATCGGCCCGAACGGCGCGGGCAAGAGCACCTGCTTCGACATGCTCAACGGCCAGAACAAGCCCGATAGCGGCCATGTGCGTCTGCTCGGCGAGGAGACCACGGGCAAGAAGCCGCGCGAGATCTGGCGCATGGGTGTCGGCCGAACTTTCCAGATCACCGCGACGTTCGCCACCATGACGGTGCGCGAGAACGTGCAGGTCGCGCTGATCTCGCATGGTCAGCAGCTGTTCAATCTCTGGGGCTCGGCGCCGAATGTTGATCGCAACGAGGCCGGCCGGCTGCTCGAGCTGGTCGGCATGGGCGGCTACGCCGATCGTCCCTGCGGCGAGCTCGCCTATGGCGATCTCAAGCGGCTCGAGCTGGCGGTGGCGCTCGCCAACGATCCAAAGCTGCTCTTGATGGACGAGCCGACCGCCGGCATGGCGCCGCGCGAGCGCGTCGAGCTGATGCGGCTCACGGCCCAGATCGCGAAGGAGAAGTCGATCGGCGTGCTCTTCACCGAGCACGACATGGACGTGGTGTTCGAGCATGCCGACCGCATCATCGTGCTCAATCGCGGCACGCTGATCGCCGAGGGCTCGCCGGCCGAGGTGCGCGGCAATCCGCAGGTGCAGGCGATCTATCTCGGCGAGGGCCTGCTCTACGAGGGCGGCCATCGCGAGGGGGCCTCGGCATGA
- a CDS encoding ABC transporter permease → MAFYVVQFLTGLASAASLFLVASGLSIIFGVTRIVNFAHGAFYMIGAYIAFTLTERFSGAFGFWGGVVMAALAVALIGVLVEMVLLRRIYHAPELFQLLGTFGLTLMVEDLVVLIWGPDDLVGRRAPGFKGAVDFFGQNIPSYDLFLIVLGPVVLGILWLLFQRTRWGVLVRAATQDRDMVAALGVNQKWLFTSVFAVGVFLAALGGALQIPRDAVHHAMDLRIIVEVFVVVVIGGLGSIVGAFVAAVLVSELNAFGILIFPKISIILVFLVMAAVLIVRPWGLFGKPEAAARKTPGLSVNPWRPLTSNERLASLVALVIAAMLPLFAGNYALTVGSEIAIFVIFAVSLHFLMSVGGLASFGHAAYFGLGAYGVAFLAKMAGLPMIVCLLLGPLLGCMGAAIFGFFAVQLSGVYFAMLTLAFAQIVWSIAFQWVSVTGGDNGILGVWPASWAASPSHFYWLALGVAALVTIALRIAVFSPFGYALRATRDSLLRSEAVGINAKRIQWTAFVIAGTTAGIGGALFAYLKGSVFPDNLGISLSVDALVMVLLGGVETVSGGVIGAIVYKALNIWLVSQTDLSKLVLGGFIVLIVVVFPKGIVGMLEVLAQRRRKSAPPGSSLLAKPIESAE, encoded by the coding sequence ATGGCCTTCTACGTCGTACAGTTTCTGACAGGTCTTGCCAGCGCAGCGTCGCTGTTTCTGGTGGCCTCGGGCCTGTCGATCATCTTTGGCGTGACGCGGATCGTGAATTTCGCGCATGGCGCCTTCTACATGATCGGCGCCTATATCGCCTTCACGCTGACCGAGCGCTTCTCCGGCGCGTTCGGCTTCTGGGGCGGAGTGGTGATGGCGGCGCTGGCGGTGGCGCTGATCGGCGTGCTCGTCGAGATGGTGCTGCTGCGGCGCATCTATCATGCGCCCGAACTGTTCCAGCTGCTCGGCACGTTCGGCCTGACCTTGATGGTCGAGGATCTCGTCGTGCTGATCTGGGGGCCCGATGATCTCGTCGGCCGCCGCGCGCCGGGCTTCAAGGGCGCGGTCGATTTCTTCGGCCAGAACATTCCGAGCTACGACCTATTCCTGATCGTGCTCGGGCCTGTGGTGCTCGGCATTCTCTGGCTGCTGTTCCAGCGCACGCGGTGGGGCGTTCTGGTGCGCGCCGCGACGCAGGATCGCGACATGGTTGCGGCGCTCGGCGTCAACCAGAAATGGCTGTTCACATCGGTGTTCGCGGTCGGTGTCTTCCTCGCCGCGCTCGGCGGCGCGCTCCAGATCCCGCGCGATGCCGTGCATCACGCCATGGATCTGCGCATCATCGTCGAGGTCTTCGTCGTCGTCGTGATCGGCGGCCTCGGCAGCATCGTCGGCGCGTTCGTGGCGGCCGTGCTGGTCTCCGAGCTGAACGCCTTCGGCATTCTGATCTTTCCGAAGATTTCCATCATCCTGGTCTTCCTGGTGATGGCGGCGGTGCTGATCGTCCGGCCCTGGGGCCTGTTCGGCAAGCCGGAGGCGGCCGCGCGCAAGACGCCCGGATTGTCAGTCAATCCCTGGCGTCCGCTGACGTCGAATGAGCGGCTGGCTTCGCTGGTGGCACTCGTCATCGCCGCGATGCTGCCGTTGTTCGCCGGCAATTATGCGCTGACTGTCGGCTCCGAGATCGCGATCTTCGTGATCTTCGCCGTCAGCCTGCACTTCCTGATGTCGGTCGGCGGGCTCGCATCGTTCGGCCACGCTGCCTATTTCGGCCTCGGCGCCTACGGCGTCGCCTTCCTCGCCAAGATGGCGGGACTGCCGATGATCGTGTGCCTGCTGCTCGGTCCGCTGCTCGGGTGCATGGGGGCGGCGATATTCGGCTTCTTCGCGGTGCAGCTTTCCGGCGTCTACTTTGCGATGCTGACGCTGGCCTTCGCGCAGATCGTCTGGTCGATCGCGTTCCAGTGGGTCAGTGTGACAGGCGGTGACAACGGCATCCTCGGCGTGTGGCCTGCGAGCTGGGCGGCGAGCCCGTCGCATTTCTACTGGTTGGCGCTGGGCGTCGCGGCGCTGGTGACGATTGCACTGCGGATCGCGGTGTTCTCGCCGTTCGGCTACGCGCTTCGGGCCACGCGCGACTCGCTGCTGCGCAGCGAGGCGGTCGGCATCAATGCCAAGCGCATCCAGTGGACCGCGTTCGTGATCGCGGGCACCACCGCCGGCATCGGCGGCGCGCTGTTCGCTTACCTCAAGGGCAGCGTCTTCCCCGACAATCTCGGCATCTCGCTGTCGGTCGATGCGCTGGTCATGGTGCTGCTCGGCGGCGTCGAGACCGTCTCGGGCGGGGTGATCGGCGCCATCGTCTACAAGGCGCTGAACATCTGGCTCGTCAGCCAGACCGACCTGTCGAAGCTCGTGCTCGGCGGCTTCATCGTGCTGATCGTCGTCGTCTTCCCCAAGGGCATTGTCGGCATGCTCGAGGTGCTGGCGCAGCGGCGCAGGAAGTCAGCCCCGCCGGGATCCTCTTTGCTCGCCAAGCCGATCGAGTCCGCCGAATGA
- a CDS encoding ABC transporter substrate-binding protein encodes MRARNIFVGAAFALLAAGMGHSALAEDIKIGEINSYSLLPSFTEPYRKGWQLAVEEINAAGGINGKKLVVISKDDGGKPADAQTAANELVSSEGVAMLTGTFLSNIGLAVSDFANQKKVFFLAAEPLTDAVTWSKGNKYTFRLRPSNYMQAAMLVEAASKLPAKRWATIAPNYEYGQSAVAVFKKLMSEKRPDIQWVDEQWPPQGKIDAGPVVQAVAQANPEAILNVTFGPDLVKLVREGNTRGLFKGREVVSFLTGEPEYLDPLKDETPEGWIVTGYPWYSIKTPEHDAFLKAYQAKYNDYPRLGSIVGYQTIKAAAAILAKAGSTDTDKLIAAAEGISMPSPFGEITFRKIDHQSTLGAFVGKTAQKDGKGVMVDASYKKGSDYLPSDAEVEKLRPKD; translated from the coding sequence ATGCGAGCAAGAAACATTTTCGTCGGCGCGGCCTTTGCGCTTCTGGCTGCCGGCATGGGCCATTCGGCCCTGGCTGAGGACATCAAGATCGGCGAGATCAACAGCTATTCGCTGCTGCCGTCCTTCACCGAGCCTTATCGCAAAGGCTGGCAGCTCGCGGTCGAAGAGATCAACGCGGCAGGCGGCATCAACGGCAAGAAGCTCGTCGTCATTTCCAAGGACGACGGCGGCAAGCCGGCGGATGCGCAGACTGCGGCCAACGAGCTCGTCTCCAGCGAAGGCGTTGCAATGCTGACGGGCACGTTCCTGTCCAACATTGGCCTCGCGGTCTCTGACTTCGCCAACCAGAAGAAGGTGTTCTTCCTCGCCGCCGAGCCGCTGACGGACGCCGTGACCTGGTCGAAAGGCAACAAATACACATTCCGCCTGCGCCCCTCCAACTACATGCAGGCCGCGATGCTGGTGGAAGCGGCAAGCAAGCTCCCCGCAAAACGCTGGGCGACGATCGCGCCGAACTACGAATACGGCCAGTCGGCGGTCGCGGTGTTCAAGAAGCTGATGTCGGAGAAGCGCCCCGACATCCAGTGGGTCGACGAGCAGTGGCCGCCGCAGGGCAAGATCGATGCTGGTCCTGTGGTGCAGGCGGTGGCGCAGGCCAATCCCGAAGCGATCCTCAACGTCACCTTCGGTCCTGACCTCGTCAAGCTCGTGCGTGAGGGCAACACCCGCGGCTTGTTCAAGGGCCGCGAAGTCGTGTCGTTCCTGACCGGCGAGCCCGAATATCTCGATCCGCTGAAGGACGAGACGCCCGAGGGCTGGATCGTTACCGGCTATCCCTGGTACTCGATCAAGACGCCCGAGCATGATGCGTTCCTGAAGGCCTATCAGGCCAAGTACAACGACTATCCGCGCCTCGGCTCGATCGTCGGCTACCAGACCATCAAGGCGGCTGCGGCGATCCTCGCCAAGGCCGGCTCGACGGATACGGACAAGTTGATCGCGGCGGCCGAGGGCATTTCGATGCCATCTCCGTTCGGCGAGATCACGTTCCGCAAGATCGACCACCAGTCGACCCTCGGCGCCTTCGTCGGCAAGACCGCGCAGAAGGACGGCAAGGGCGTGATGGTGGATGCGTCTTACAAGAAGGGTTCGGACTATCTGCCGAGCGACGCCGAAGTCGAGAAGCTGCGGCCGAAGGACTAG
- a CDS encoding amino acid synthesis family protein — protein MSAIIRKIVTVVEETQMEMGRQVSPPTRRAAAIAVIENPFAGRYVEDLSPLIAIGEELGDLLAKRAVAALGIDGAKAHSYGKAAAVGENGELEHAAAILHPKMGAPVRKVLGKGAALIPSSKKRSGPGTTLDIPLGHKDAAFVRSHFDGMEVQINDAPRANEIMVAVAVTDSGRPLPRVGGLTVAEIKGEDGLK, from the coding sequence ATGAGCGCGATCATCCGCAAGATCGTCACCGTCGTCGAAGAGACGCAGATGGAGATGGGCCGCCAGGTCTCCCCGCCGACCCGGCGCGCTGCTGCGATCGCCGTGATCGAAAATCCCTTTGCCGGAAGATACGTCGAGGACCTCTCGCCGCTGATCGCGATCGGCGAGGAGCTTGGTGACCTGCTGGCCAAGCGCGCCGTGGCGGCGCTCGGCATCGACGGCGCAAAGGCACACAGCTACGGCAAGGCCGCGGCCGTCGGCGAGAACGGCGAGCTGGAACATGCCGCAGCGATCCTTCACCCCAAGATGGGTGCGCCGGTGCGCAAGGTGCTGGGCAAGGGCGCGGCGCTGATCCCGTCGTCCAAGAAGCGCAGCGGGCCCGGCACCACGCTGGACATTCCGCTTGGGCACAAGGACGCGGCCTTCGTGCGCAGCCATTTCGACGGCATGGAGGTGCAGATCAACGATGCACCGCGCGCCAACGAGATCATGGTCGCGGTCGCCGTCACCGACAGCGGCCGCCCGCTGCCGCGCGTCGGAGGGCTGACGGTCGCCGAGATCAAGGGCGAAGACGGCTTGAAATAA
- a CDS encoding UPF0280 family protein: MRRLPQIALLSDGRRLHLQDGPIDLIVEAGGHEHEVRAAYEAAARRFTGLLDELCAELPELRRAALPAACSLTGTVARRMYAAVTPYAWNRFITPMAAVAGSVAEEILGAMLHVARLDRAYVNNGGDIALHLGAGEHFSVGLMDRPDRDGVMRAMRVDADDPVRGIATSGRHGRSFSLGIADAVTVLAATASQADAAATVIANAVDLQGHPAIVRKPADELQPDSDLGARLVVSEVGELSQGEIAAALESGAECARQIFDRGLIEGAVLRLCGDMLVIGTKDIEEQRPRPLVLENAISA; the protein is encoded by the coding sequence ATGAGAAGGCTCCCGCAAATCGCATTGCTGTCTGATGGCCGGCGGCTGCATTTGCAGGATGGACCGATCGATCTGATCGTCGAGGCGGGGGGGCACGAGCACGAGGTGCGTGCGGCCTATGAGGCCGCGGCGCGGCGGTTTACCGGACTCCTCGATGAGCTCTGTGCGGAGCTGCCGGAATTACGGAGGGCGGCGCTGCCGGCGGCGTGCTCGCTAACCGGTACGGTGGCCCGGCGCATGTACGCTGCCGTTACGCCCTACGCCTGGAATCGCTTCATCACGCCGATGGCCGCGGTGGCGGGCAGTGTGGCGGAGGAAATTCTCGGCGCCATGCTTCATGTCGCGAGGCTCGATCGGGCCTATGTCAACAATGGCGGCGATATCGCGCTGCACCTTGGCGCGGGCGAGCATTTTTCCGTTGGCCTGATGGATCGGCCTGATCGCGATGGCGTGATGCGCGCCATGAGGGTCGATGCCGACGACCCCGTGCGCGGCATTGCGACCAGCGGCCGCCACGGCCGCAGCTTTTCGCTCGGCATTGCGGACGCTGTAACGGTGCTGGCGGCGACGGCCTCGCAGGCTGATGCAGCGGCGACCGTGATCGCCAACGCCGTCGATCTGCAGGGCCATCCCGCCATCGTCCGAAAGCCGGCCGACGAGCTTCAGCCCGACAGCGATCTCGGCGCGCGCCTTGTTGTCAGCGAGGTCGGTGAATTGTCGCAAGGAGAGATCGCCGCCGCGCTCGAATCTGGCGCGGAATGTGCACGGCAAATATTCGATCGCGGATTGATCGAGGGTGCCGTGCTCAGGCTTTGTGGTGATATGCTTGTCATCGGAACCAAGGATATAGAAGAGCAACGACCGCGCCCGCTGGTGCTGGAGAACGCGATCAGTGCCTGA
- a CDS encoding 6-hydroxynicotinate reductase — MVMEITSAATDKIRCDACPVMCYIKPGAAGACDRYANDDGKLVRVDPHIILERTVSHGGKLVPFSRSEDWDGKLVHEPSTFVTAIGAGTTYPDYKPAPFIVSSEVDGVDMVTVVTEGIFSYCGVKVKIDTDRYLGPETATVRAQGEAVGHVTTSEYGSQMLSLGGVHHLTGGSKKEGRVTCDTLMDLANCKAVELTIDGGASVVVQAGQPPIVNGVKEERMRVGCGSATIGMFAKQWHGKVDEVVVVDDHITGVLSEHQAGKLLDIADTGIKMKGRRSTPGRYFQVADPGTGWGGTNISDPLAILGPFDPKEAKPGLSMLMVSTTGEHSSYYVLDEALKPVETEMPADLKFSVERIQENCEPALCTVLFMAGAGGSLRAGVTDNPVRLTRSVKDALTRVTSGGAAVYVWPGGGITYMVDVTQMPAGAFGYVPTPALVAPIEFTMKLSDYAALGGHMDYVKPLSEVRGGDDVRQLPWQSPIPGRRA; from the coding sequence ATGGTGATGGAAATAACGAGCGCCGCCACCGACAAGATCCGCTGCGATGCCTGTCCGGTGATGTGTTACATCAAGCCCGGGGCGGCGGGCGCCTGCGACCGCTATGCCAATGACGATGGCAAGCTCGTTCGCGTCGATCCGCACATCATTCTCGAGCGCACGGTGTCGCACGGTGGCAAGCTGGTTCCGTTCAGCCGCAGCGAAGATTGGGACGGCAAGCTCGTCCACGAGCCCTCGACCTTCGTCACCGCAATCGGCGCGGGCACGACCTATCCCGACTACAAGCCGGCGCCTTTCATCGTCTCGTCCGAGGTCGACGGCGTCGACATGGTGACTGTCGTCACCGAAGGCATTTTCTCCTACTGCGGCGTCAAGGTGAAAATCGACACCGACCGCTATCTCGGGCCCGAGACCGCGACCGTGCGTGCGCAGGGCGAAGCGGTCGGCCACGTCACGACCAGCGAATACGGTTCGCAGATGCTGTCGCTCGGCGGCGTGCATCATCTCACCGGCGGCTCCAAGAAAGAGGGGCGGGTCACCTGCGACACGCTGATGGACCTCGCCAATTGCAAGGCGGTGGAGCTGACGATCGACGGCGGCGCCAGCGTGGTGGTGCAGGCCGGCCAGCCGCCGATCGTCAACGGCGTGAAAGAAGAGCGCATGCGCGTCGGCTGCGGCTCTGCGACGATCGGCATGTTCGCCAAGCAATGGCACGGCAAGGTCGATGAGGTCGTCGTGGTCGACGACCACATCACGGGCGTGCTCTCAGAGCATCAGGCCGGCAAGCTGCTCGACATCGCCGACACCGGCATCAAGATGAAGGGCCGGCGCTCGACGCCCGGCCGCTATTTCCAGGTCGCCGATCCCGGCACCGGGTGGGGCGGCACGAATATCTCCGATCCATTGGCGATCCTCGGTCCGTTCGATCCCAAGGAGGCCAAGCCCGGTCTCTCGATGCTGATGGTATCCACGACAGGCGAGCATTCGTCCTACTACGTGCTCGACGAGGCCTTGAAGCCGGTCGAGACCGAGATGCCCGCCGACCTGAAATTTTCAGTCGAGCGCATCCAGGAAAATTGCGAGCCGGCGCTGTGCACGGTGCTGTTCATGGCCGGTGCCGGCGGGTCCTTGCGCGCCGGCGTCACCGACAATCCGGTGCGGCTGACGCGCTCGGTGAAGGATGCGCTGACGCGCGTCACCAGCGGCGGCGCGGCGGTCTATGTCTGGCCGGGCGGCGGCATCACCTACATGGTCGATGTGACGCAGATGCCGGCAGGTGCGTTCGGCTATGTGCCGACGCCGGCGCTGGTTGCGCCGATCGAATTCACGATGAAACTGTCCGACTATGCCGCGCTCGGCGGGCACATGGACTATGTCAAACCGCTCTCCGAGGTGAGGGGTGGTGACGACGTCCGTCAGTTGCCCTGGCAGAGCCCGATCCCGGGACGGCGGGCATGA
- a CDS encoding (2Fe-2S)-binding protein, with translation MMQPPIRLTVNGRIHDVTAEGQTPLLYVLRNDLGLNGPKYGCGLGECGTCTVLIDGMAARSCVIPVSGCASRDIVTLEGLGTRDKPDVVQQAFIDEQAAQCGYCLNGMIMTTKALLALNPQPTEQEALAALRYNLCRCGTHVEILRAVMRASSQLAEAGD, from the coding sequence ATGATGCAGCCACCGATCCGCCTCACCGTGAACGGCAGGATCCACGATGTCACGGCGGAAGGCCAGACGCCGCTGCTTTACGTGCTGCGCAATGATCTCGGACTCAACGGGCCGAAATACGGTTGCGGCCTGGGTGAATGCGGTACCTGCACTGTCCTGATCGACGGCATGGCTGCGCGCTCCTGCGTGATTCCCGTCAGCGGTTGCGCCAGCCGCGACATCGTGACGCTCGAAGGCCTCGGCACGCGCGACAAGCCTGACGTCGTGCAGCAGGCCTTCATCGACGAGCAGGCCGCGCAATGCGGCTACTGCCTCAACGGCATGATCATGACCACCAAGGCGCTGCTCGCATTAAATCCCCAGCCAACAGAGCAGGAAGCGCTCGCCGCGCTGCGCTACAATCTCTGCCGCTGCGGCACGCATGTCGAAATCCTGCGCGCCGTGATGCGCGCCTCCAGCCAGCTCGCCGAGGCCGGTGATTGA